The following coding sequences are from one Desulfosporosinus orientis DSM 765 window:
- a CDS encoding ABC transporter permease, whose product MSIQDFLIPLLAASVIAGTPILYAALGEVITERAGIINLGVEGIMLVGAVTGFMAAVSTSNPWIGLLVSMAAGGAIAVIHAFLTITLRANQVVSGLALTIFGTGFSGYLGKAYIGIPVPKPFDVVPLGPLADIPFIGPVFFQHDALVYISYALVILIWYFMFHTRPGLNLRALGENPAAMDALGLNVFALRYIYVITGGALGGIGGAYLSLAYAPSWLENMTAGRGWIAVALVIFALWNPWRALLGAYLFGGIDALGFRLQVLGIQMSPFFLKMLPYLFTVIILVFVVARQKGRLTAPGALGLAYDREER is encoded by the coding sequence GTGAGTATCCAAGATTTCCTGATCCCTTTATTGGCGGCTTCAGTGATTGCAGGAACTCCCATTCTCTACGCTGCCCTTGGGGAAGTTATTACAGAACGGGCCGGAATCATCAACTTAGGTGTTGAAGGCATTATGCTCGTAGGTGCTGTAACAGGTTTTATGGCAGCAGTGAGCACAAGTAATCCTTGGATTGGCTTATTGGTCTCTATGGCGGCCGGAGGTGCGATTGCCGTCATTCATGCCTTCTTAACCATTACTTTAAGAGCAAACCAAGTGGTTAGCGGTTTGGCTCTTACCATTTTTGGGACAGGGTTTAGCGGCTACCTTGGCAAGGCTTATATAGGAATTCCTGTTCCCAAACCTTTTGATGTGGTCCCACTGGGCCCTTTGGCTGACATACCCTTTATTGGTCCGGTTTTTTTTCAGCATGACGCTTTAGTGTATATTAGCTATGCTTTGGTTATTCTAATATGGTATTTTATGTTCCATACCAGACCGGGTCTGAATCTTAGAGCATTGGGAGAAAATCCGGCAGCTATGGATGCTCTTGGCCTAAATGTCTTTGCTTTAAGATATATATATGTCATTACCGGCGGTGCATTAGGCGGGATAGGAGGAGCTTATTTGTCTTTAGCCTATGCTCCCAGCTGGTTAGAAAATATGACAGCAGGCCGAGGATGGATCGCAGTAGCTTTGGTCATCTTTGCTTTATGGAATCCCTGGAGAGCATTGTTGGGTGCCTATCTGTTTGGAGGAATTGATGCCCTTGGATTTCGCCTTCAGGTTTTAGGGATACAAATGTCTCCTTTTTTCCTAAAAATGCTGCCGTACTTGTTTACCGTTATCATTCTTGTCTTTGTCGTAGCTCGCCAGAAAGGGCGTCTGACAGCGCCTGGAGCTTTAGGGCTGGCCTATGATCGGGAAGAGAGGTAG